In Triticum urartu cultivar G1812 chromosome 6, Tu2.1, whole genome shotgun sequence, the following proteins share a genomic window:
- the LOC125513155 gene encoding protein SAWADEE HOMEODOMAIN HOMOLOG 2-like encodes MTGLPPRLVFRFTHREVAKMEEVLRDLNAMPQRPVIQALTDEFNTSSHRSGNGKVPVQYKQVHTWFQNRRYTQKRRGERPPARGKMLPTGAEAQHPASYWVQSSCPSNAGNTSSDGGLVQLEAKSPRNGAWYDVAAIQSCRLSETGDQEVQIWFSGFGAEEEEWINVCKSVRLRSVPCIATECVGVLPGDLILCYQEGKEQALYFDAHVLEVERRTHDIRGCRCSFLVRYDHDHSEEIVPLRKVCRRPSSDVKIDIVIDHSLAEKKAQKPHKRMDMNPEEVTVVPSPPYQGGPSDNLAASLLVMPDGTHNDSVADVQMGDTEAAP; translated from the exons ATGACGGGGCTACCGCCGAGGCTCGTGTTCCGGTTCACGCACAGGGAGGTCGCCAAGATGGAGGAGGTCCTCCGTGACCTCAACGCCATGCCGCAGCGTCCCGTCATCCAGGCCCTGACCGACGAATTCAACACCTCCTCCCACCGCTCCGGCAACGGCAAGGTCCCCGTCCAGTACAAGCAG GTGCACACCTGGTTCCAGAACCGGAGGTACACGCAGAAGCGGAGGGGTGAGCGGCCGCCGGCACGAGGGAAGATGCTGCCCACGGGAGCTGAGGCACAGCACCCAGCTTCCTACTGGGTTCAGTCCTCTTGCCCTTCCAACGCAG GAAATACTTCTTCCGATGGTGGCCTGGTCCAGCTTGAAGCAAAGTCACCAAGAAATGGTGCATG GTACGATGTTGCTGCCATTCAGTCCTGCAGGCTTTCTGAAACGGGAGACCAG GAAGTACAAATTTGGTTTTCTGGATTTGGGGCTGAGGAGGAAGAATGGATTAATGTTTGTAAATCTGTGAGACTGCGTTCTGTCCCATGTATAGCCACAGAATGTGTTGGTGTGCTTCCTGGGGATCTTATTCTTTGTTATCAG GAAGGAAAAGAGCAGGCCCTCTATTTTGATGCTCATGTCCTTGAAGTTGAAAGGCGCACACATGATATAAGGGGTTGCCGCTGCAGTTTTCTTGTTCGTTATGATCACGATCACTCTGAG GAGATTGTTCCACTGAGGAAGGTATGCCGTCGACCATCTTCTGATGTTAAGATTGATATTGTTATTGATCATAGTCTAGCTGAGAAGAAAGCTCAAAAGCCGCACAAGAGGATGGATATGAACCCTGAAGAGGTCACCGTGGTTCCGAGCCCGCCATATCAAGGAGGACCATCCGACAATCTGGCTGCCTCCTTACTTGTCATGCCTGATGGCACCCACAATGATTCAGTTGCAGATGTGCAGATGGGGGATACCGAGGCTGCTCCATAA